The proteins below are encoded in one region of Streptomyces cyanogenus:
- a CDS encoding MbtH family protein, giving the protein MDENTRYQVLRNDEEQYSLWPADIEVPAGWQPVGKEGTEAECSAYVDEVWTDMRPKSLRERMENAGA; this is encoded by the coding sequence ATGGACGAGAACACCCGCTACCAGGTGCTGCGCAACGACGAGGAGCAGTACTCGCTCTGGCCGGCCGACATCGAGGTGCCCGCCGGCTGGCAGCCCGTCGGCAAGGAGGGCACCGAGGCCGAGTGCTCCGCCTACGTCGACGAGGTCTGGACCGACATGCGCCCCAAGAGCCTGCGCGAACGCATGGAGAACGCCGGCGCCTGA
- a CDS encoding GNAT family N-acetyltransferase, translated as MTPVLRTERLEFLPYRPEHEDAFVTLLRDAQVCRWMGQDLVPEPEIRALFRTVLTEVYPQRRFDVWGLWHAGGYVGHAEVKPTGNVDGHELVTALAPAHWGRGLGGEAVRGLLRHAADNLGLTEAYGMVGAANTASLAMCHRLGFRHVRDVVADDGTVTKLLVIPTGLGATPDGAAVVADGAGGVVRREEAV; from the coding sequence ATGACCCCCGTCCTGCGCACCGAACGCCTGGAGTTCCTCCCCTACCGGCCCGAACACGAGGACGCCTTCGTCACCCTGCTGCGCGACGCGCAGGTGTGCCGCTGGATGGGTCAGGACCTCGTGCCCGAACCGGAGATCCGCGCCCTCTTCCGCACCGTCCTCACCGAGGTCTACCCCCAGCGCCGCTTCGACGTCTGGGGCCTGTGGCACGCGGGCGGCTACGTCGGCCACGCCGAGGTGAAGCCGACCGGCAACGTCGACGGCCACGAACTCGTCACCGCGCTCGCCCCCGCCCACTGGGGCCGCGGGCTGGGCGGCGAAGCCGTCCGCGGCCTCCTCCGCCACGCCGCCGACAACCTCGGCCTCACCGAGGCCTACGGCATGGTCGGCGCCGCGAACACCGCCAGCCTTGCCATGTGCCACCGCCTCGGCTTCCGACACGTCCGTGACGTCGTCGCCGACGACGGCACGGTGACGAAGCTGCTGGTCATCCCCACGGGGCTGGGTGCGACACCGGACGGGGCGGCGGTGGTCGCGGACGGTGCCGGTGGGGTCGTCCGCCGGGAGGAGGCCGTATGA
- a CDS encoding MFS transporter: protein MTRASVSEGAAGAAGGERAGGLWRNRDFTLLWAGQCLSDLGGAMVDLALPLLVLEQTGSPARAGLVGTVGLVTALVCRLPAGVLADRADRRRLMIACDVLRLVGYALLGWAVLTGRAGLPVILAVVVAGSAATAVFSTAEHASVRNLVRPDQLASAVARNEARTYGVSLAGPPLGGLLFGLGRALPFLGNTLGLLLSLVAVCRIRSPLQQPRREGAPSLGASAVEGLRFLVGHPFLRALLVIAAPLNMAFTGMIFAMTLALRRAGVSPALVGLAGAIFALGGLLGALAAPALQRRLRLPVLITLLCWATAALMAVGALLAGTVAAAVPLAAAVFLGPTANAALFAHQAAVTPDHLQGRVVGGVLLAAGSAAALAPALAGALLARWSPVQATLVFPALVTAAALTATLSRGIRTMSA from the coding sequence ATGACGCGGGCGTCGGTCAGCGAGGGGGCGGCCGGGGCCGCGGGCGGCGAGCGGGCGGGTGGCCTGTGGCGGAACCGGGACTTCACTCTCCTCTGGGCCGGTCAGTGTCTGTCCGATCTGGGCGGTGCCATGGTGGACCTCGCGCTGCCGCTGCTGGTGCTGGAGCAGACCGGCTCGCCGGCCCGGGCCGGGCTGGTCGGGACCGTCGGGCTGGTCACCGCCCTGGTGTGCCGGCTGCCGGCCGGGGTCCTCGCCGACCGTGCCGACCGCCGCCGGCTGATGATCGCCTGCGACGTGCTGCGGCTCGTCGGGTACGCCCTCCTCGGCTGGGCGGTCCTCACCGGCAGGGCCGGGCTGCCCGTGATCCTCGCGGTGGTGGTCGCCGGCTCCGCCGCCACCGCCGTCTTCTCCACCGCCGAACACGCCTCGGTCCGCAACCTGGTCCGCCCCGACCAGCTGGCCTCCGCCGTCGCCCGTAACGAGGCCCGGACCTACGGTGTCTCGCTGGCCGGTCCGCCGCTGGGCGGCCTGCTGTTCGGGCTCGGCCGGGCCCTGCCCTTCCTCGGCAACACGCTCGGCCTCCTGCTGTCCCTCGTCGCCGTCTGCCGTATCCGCAGCCCCCTTCAGCAGCCCCGGCGCGAGGGCGCCCCGTCCCTCGGCGCGTCCGCCGTGGAGGGCCTGCGCTTCCTGGTGGGGCACCCGTTCCTGCGCGCCCTGCTGGTGATCGCCGCCCCCCTGAACATGGCCTTCACCGGCATGATCTTCGCGATGACCCTCGCGCTGCGCCGCGCGGGCGTCTCCCCGGCCCTCGTCGGTCTCGCCGGCGCGATCTTCGCGCTCGGCGGCCTCCTCGGCGCCCTCGCCGCCCCGGCGCTCCAGCGGCGGCTGCGGCTGCCCGTCCTGATCACGTTGCTGTGCTGGGCGACCGCCGCGCTGATGGCGGTCGGCGCGCTCCTGGCCGGCACGGTGGCGGCCGCCGTACCGCTGGCCGCCGCCGTGTTCCTCGGGCCCACGGCGAACGCCGCCCTCTTCGCCCACCAGGCCGCCGTCACCCCCGATCACCTCCAGGGACGCGTGGTCGGCGGCGTCCTGCTCGCCGCCGGTTCGGCCGCCGCGCTCGCCCCCGCCCTGGCCGGCGCACTGCTGGCCCGCTGGAGCCCGGTCCAGGCCACGCTGGTCTTCCCCGCGCTGGTCACGGCCGCCGCGCTGACGGCCACCCTGAGCAGGGGCATCCGGACCATGTCCGCCTAG
- a CDS encoding SpoIIE family protein phosphatase: MSEGAAVSGTRTAPERAEVALASLMASPDSPDRLRRLLELALVFAGASFAGVYTPGDDPPQLCLAESAGLPRTLYGLRDCYPVTGGFPVAEVHCTGRPRWLGPAELAGCPDARRTPSPDFSMAVLPLGRAGAGCLLAVGEHPGGFGTDDRACLELIAGAVAVPAPAAAGETGELPEDAFSLAMDTGRVEVGEAILRLFGIGRDDFDGRVESLLGRAVPEDLPALMSVVEADHMSIGDRELEFRILQPTGPPKWVRLRGRLLPGGEGRIARLVGTVADASTLRSDVTDVARVQRLAAALATAGTVKDVGQAVVAALRGPLQADRIALAELENDRLVVTVLDPPEPEAWPEVWRHEWRTEWPDAPVRAMPTLAAALREGRPRIWPAGSPLEPALAEVGPGGLAVLPLPAGSRMAGACLIGWDRPHEFAPDERALLTACAGLAGQALLRAHAFDAEHELVGMLQRTLLPRRLPRLPGAVAVARYLPTTAGLEVGGDWYDVIPLADNHVALVIGDVQGHNAGAATLMGQMRTALRAYAAEGHSPDVVVAHANRLLLDMETDLFATCAYVDVDTEQGTAWCVRAGHLQPVLRHPDGTAEIVQAEGGPPLGVLAQAEFPMTPLRLQPGTVLALTTDGLVESSDTDLDAGMDRLARRLSAADPAHLGLVADALLSGAHRGDDVALLLVRYDGMAVRPLRESWTVWRVPEAVRHARRFTRRTLRTWGVSPDTLDAALLVVSELVTNALVHTGGQVRLDLSLVNHRLRLAVADASPRSPVKPTSIGWEATGGRGILLVEAVSAAWGTVPVSGGKQVWAELVPDD, encoded by the coding sequence GTGAGTGAGGGCGCTGCGGTCAGCGGGACGAGAACGGCGCCGGAGCGTGCCGAAGTCGCCCTCGCCTCCCTCATGGCATCGCCGGACAGCCCCGACCGGCTCCGCCGCCTCCTCGAACTGGCGCTCGTGTTCGCCGGGGCGTCCTTCGCCGGGGTCTACACGCCCGGCGACGATCCGCCCCAGCTCTGTCTGGCCGAGTCGGCGGGCCTGCCCCGCACCCTGTACGGCCTGCGGGACTGCTACCCGGTCACCGGCGGCTTCCCGGTCGCCGAGGTGCACTGCACGGGACGCCCGCGGTGGCTCGGCCCCGCCGAGCTGGCCGGCTGCCCGGACGCGCGCCGCACCCCGTCCCCGGACTTCTCCATGGCCGTCCTGCCGCTCGGCCGGGCGGGTGCCGGCTGCCTGCTGGCGGTCGGCGAGCACCCCGGCGGCTTCGGCACCGACGACCGGGCCTGCCTGGAGCTGATCGCCGGCGCGGTCGCCGTACCCGCACCGGCCGCCGCGGGCGAGACCGGCGAGCTGCCGGAGGACGCCTTCAGCCTGGCCATGGACACCGGCCGGGTCGAGGTCGGCGAGGCCATCCTGCGGCTGTTCGGGATCGGCCGGGACGACTTCGACGGCCGCGTGGAGAGCCTGCTCGGCCGCGCGGTTCCCGAGGACCTGCCCGCGCTGATGTCCGTGGTCGAGGCCGACCACATGTCCATCGGCGACCGCGAGCTGGAGTTCCGCATCCTGCAGCCCACCGGCCCGCCCAAGTGGGTGCGGCTGCGCGGCCGGCTGCTGCCCGGTGGTGAGGGCCGTATCGCCCGTCTCGTCGGTACCGTCGCCGACGCCTCCACGCTGCGCTCCGACGTCACCGACGTGGCCCGGGTGCAGCGCCTGGCCGCCGCCCTCGCCACCGCCGGCACCGTCAAGGACGTCGGCCAGGCCGTCGTGGCCGCGCTGCGGGGGCCGCTGCAGGCCGACCGGATCGCGCTGGCCGAGCTGGAGAACGACCGGCTGGTCGTCACCGTCCTCGACCCGCCCGAACCCGAGGCCTGGCCCGAGGTGTGGCGCCACGAATGGCGCACCGAGTGGCCCGACGCGCCGGTGCGTGCCATGCCCACCCTGGCCGCCGCGCTGCGCGAGGGCCGCCCCCGGATCTGGCCCGCCGGCAGCCCGCTGGAGCCCGCCCTCGCCGAGGTCGGCCCGGGCGGCCTGGCCGTGCTGCCGCTGCCCGCCGGCAGCCGCATGGCCGGCGCCTGCCTGATCGGCTGGGACCGCCCGCACGAGTTCGCCCCCGACGAGCGCGCCCTGCTCACCGCCTGCGCCGGTCTCGCCGGCCAGGCCCTGCTGCGCGCCCACGCCTTCGACGCCGAGCACGAACTCGTCGGCATGCTCCAGCGCACCCTGCTGCCCCGCCGCCTGCCCCGGCTGCCCGGTGCGGTCGCCGTCGCCCGCTACCTGCCCACCACCGCGGGCCTGGAGGTCGGCGGCGACTGGTACGACGTGATCCCGCTCGCCGACAACCACGTCGCCCTCGTCATCGGCGACGTCCAGGGCCACAACGCGGGCGCCGCCACCCTGATGGGGCAGATGCGCACCGCACTGCGCGCCTACGCCGCCGAGGGCCACTCCCCGGACGTGGTCGTCGCGCACGCCAACCGGCTGCTGCTGGACATGGAGACCGACCTCTTCGCCACCTGCGCCTACGTCGACGTGGACACGGAGCAGGGCACCGCCTGGTGCGTACGGGCCGGGCATCTGCAGCCGGTGCTGCGGCACCCCGACGGCACCGCGGAGATCGTGCAGGCCGAGGGCGGCCCGCCGCTCGGGGTACTCGCGCAGGCCGAGTTCCCGATGACCCCGCTGCGCCTCCAGCCCGGCACCGTCCTCGCGCTGACCACCGACGGCCTGGTGGAGTCATCCGACACCGACCTGGACGCCGGCATGGACCGGCTGGCCCGCCGGCTGTCCGCCGCCGACCCCGCCCACCTCGGCCTGGTCGCCGACGCCCTGCTCTCCGGCGCCCACCGCGGCGACGACGTGGCGCTGCTGCTGGTGCGCTACGACGGCATGGCCGTACGGCCGCTGCGGGAGAGCTGGACGGTGTGGCGGGTGCCCGAGGCGGTCCGGCACGCCCGCCGCTTCACCCGGCGCACCCTGCGCACCTGGGGCGTGTCCCCGGACACCCTCGACGCGGCCCTGCTGGTCGTCTCGGAACTCGTCACCAACGCGCTGGTGCACACCGGCGGCCAGGTCCGGCTCGACCTCAGCCTGGTCAACCACCGGCTGCGGCTCGCCGTCGCCGACGCTTCCCCGCGCAGCCCGGTGAAGCCCACCAGCATCGGCTGGGAGGCGACCGGCGGCCGGGGCATCCTGCTGGTGGAGGCCGTGTCGGCGGCCTGGGGCACGGTCCCGGTGAGCGGCGGCAAGCAGGTCTGGGCGGAGCTCGTCCCCGACGACTGA
- a CDS encoding cytochrome b has product MRKAFPEHWSFLLGELALYSLLVLILTGVWLTLFFQPEMREVVYAGSYVPLRGVRMSAAFDSTLRISFDVRGGLLMRQTHHWAALVFVAAIGLHMLRIFFTGAFRRPRELNWVIGLTLFVASLAEGFAGYSLPDDLLSGTGLRIAQGIMLSLPVVGTYVAFFAFGGQYPGHDIITRLYPLHILLLPGLLIGLVTVHLILVFHLKHTQWRGPGHSNRNAVGKPMFPQFSGTSAGLSLTVFGVLVLLAGLAQVNPVWNYGPYRPDQVSTASQPDWYVGFLEGALRLVPPWETNVAGHTFMWNVLLPAVVLPGLLFAVLYAYPFVEQRLTGEWQHEQHLCDRPRERPVRTGLGAAGTAFYGVLLLAGGNDVIAQTFRVSVNGITWVLRAALIVAPVLAFLVTRWLCRALTAAERERLDEGVPTGEIRQTVSGGYDGGHEPVTSFRPGAPRRSLTGARTGTPSRRPREPESPDR; this is encoded by the coding sequence ATGCGCAAGGCGTTCCCCGAGCACTGGTCCTTCCTGCTCGGGGAACTGGCCCTGTACAGCCTGCTGGTGCTGATCCTGACCGGGGTGTGGCTCACCCTGTTCTTCCAGCCGGAGATGCGCGAGGTCGTGTACGCCGGGTCCTATGTGCCGTTGCGCGGGGTGCGCATGTCGGCCGCCTTCGACTCCACCCTGCGCATCAGTTTCGACGTGCGTGGCGGCCTGCTGATGCGGCAGACCCACCACTGGGCCGCGCTGGTCTTCGTCGCCGCGATCGGCCTGCACATGCTGCGGATCTTCTTCACCGGCGCGTTCCGCCGGCCGCGCGAGCTGAACTGGGTGATCGGGCTGACCCTGTTCGTGGCCTCCCTCGCCGAGGGCTTCGCCGGCTACTCGCTCCCCGACGACCTGCTCTCCGGCACCGGGCTGCGCATCGCCCAGGGCATCATGCTGTCCCTCCCGGTGGTCGGCACGTACGTGGCCTTCTTCGCGTTCGGCGGCCAGTACCCGGGCCACGACATCATCACCCGGCTGTACCCGCTCCACATCCTGCTGCTGCCCGGCCTGCTCATCGGCCTGGTCACCGTGCACCTGATCCTGGTGTTCCACCTCAAGCACACCCAGTGGCGCGGCCCCGGCCACTCCAACCGCAACGCCGTCGGCAAGCCGATGTTCCCGCAGTTCTCCGGCACCTCCGCGGGCCTGTCCCTCACCGTCTTCGGCGTCCTGGTGCTGCTCGCCGGCCTCGCCCAGGTCAACCCCGTCTGGAACTACGGCCCCTACCGCCCCGACCAGGTGTCCACCGCCTCCCAGCCCGACTGGTACGTCGGCTTCCTGGAGGGCGCGCTGCGGCTGGTGCCCCCGTGGGAGACGAACGTCGCCGGGCACACGTTCATGTGGAACGTGCTGCTTCCGGCCGTCGTCCTGCCCGGCCTGCTGTTCGCCGTGCTCTACGCCTACCCGTTCGTGGAGCAGCGCCTGACCGGGGAGTGGCAGCACGAGCAGCACCTGTGCGACCGTCCGCGCGAGCGTCCCGTCCGCACCGGCCTCGGCGCGGCGGGCACGGCGTTCTACGGCGTGCTGCTGCTCGCCGGCGGCAACGACGTCATCGCCCAGACCTTCCGCGTCTCCGTCAACGGCATCACCTGGGTGCTGCGCGCCGCGCTGATCGTGGCGCCCGTCCTGGCCTTCCTGGTGACCCGGTGGCTGTGCCGGGCGCTGACCGCGGCGGAGCGGGAGCGGCTCGACGAGGGGGTCCCGACCGGCGAGATCCGGCAGACCGTCAGCGGCGGCTACGACGGCGGCCACGAGCCCGTCACATCGTTCCGGCCGGGCGCCCCGCGCAGGTCCCTCACCGGTGCGCGTACTGGAACACCATCCCGAAGACCCCGCGAGCCAGAATCCCCAGACCGATGA
- a CDS encoding cytochrome c oxidase subunit 4, translated as MRTEALLFGGVALFFGGSAALYGVWSQDETGTVVLVVACAMAALVAFFCLIQYRRRGSRAQDRTEAEVADAAGPVAFFPDESGWPIVTAFGFAVTASGVVFGLWLFLIGLGILARGVFGMVFQYAHR; from the coding sequence GTGAGGACGGAAGCGCTGCTGTTCGGCGGGGTGGCGTTGTTCTTCGGCGGCTCCGCCGCCCTGTACGGGGTGTGGTCGCAGGACGAGACCGGCACGGTCGTGCTGGTCGTGGCGTGCGCGATGGCGGCGCTGGTCGCCTTCTTCTGCCTGATCCAGTACCGGCGCCGGGGCAGCCGCGCACAGGACCGCACGGAGGCCGAGGTGGCGGACGCGGCCGGGCCGGTGGCGTTCTTCCCCGACGAGAGCGGCTGGCCGATCGTCACCGCGTTCGGCTTCGCGGTGACGGCGAGCGGCGTCGTCTTCGGGCTGTGGCTCTTCCTCATCGGTCTGGGGATTCTGGCTCGCGGGGTCTTCGGGATGGTGTTCCAGTACGCGCACCGGTGA
- the ctaD gene encoding cytochrome c oxidase subunit I has product MTDLPEVPETFEIVARYTAPAPRPGRALLRWATTTDHKVIGRLYMVTAFCFFLLAGLLALGMRAELARPGLQLLSKQGYDEFVTIHGTIMMLLFATPMFAGFANAVMPLQIGAPDLALPRLNALSYWMYLFGGLMVVSGFLVPGGAAAFGWFAYAPLNSSYFSPGAGGDLWAMGLVVSGVSTTLTAVNFITTIVALRAPGLTMFRMPMFTWNVLFTSILILPAFPVLTAALLALEADRKFGAHVFDAANGGALLWQHLFWFFGHPEVYIVALPFFGIISEIIPVFSRKPLFGYVPMIGATTSITMLSAVVWAHHMFATGAVLLPFFSIMSFLIAVPTGIKFFAWIGTMVNGSVSFETPMLWSMGFLVSFLLGGLSGVLIASPPLDFHLTDTYFIVAHLHYVLFGTVVFAMFAGFYFWWPKFTGKMLDERLGKIHFWLLFPGFQLTFLVQHWLGEQGMPRRYADYLPADGFTLLNTLSSAGALLLGVSTLPFLYNVWRTAVRGERVTLDDPWGWGRGLEWATSCPPPRHNFVALPRIRSESPAFDLHHPEIDQPPGEELIR; this is encoded by the coding sequence ATGACCGATCTGCCAGAAGTGCCGGAAACGTTCGAGATCGTCGCACGCTACACGGCCCCCGCTCCGCGTCCCGGCCGTGCACTGCTGCGCTGGGCCACCACGACCGATCACAAGGTGATCGGCCGGCTCTACATGGTCACGGCGTTCTGCTTCTTCCTGCTGGCCGGTCTGCTGGCGCTCGGCATGCGCGCGGAACTCGCCCGGCCCGGCCTCCAGTTGCTGAGCAAGCAGGGCTACGACGAGTTCGTCACCATCCACGGCACGATCATGATGCTGCTGTTCGCCACACCGATGTTCGCCGGGTTCGCCAACGCGGTGATGCCGCTGCAGATCGGCGCCCCGGATCTGGCCCTGCCCCGGCTGAACGCCCTGTCGTACTGGATGTACCTGTTCGGCGGGCTGATGGTGGTGTCCGGCTTTCTGGTGCCGGGCGGTGCGGCGGCGTTCGGGTGGTTCGCGTACGCGCCGCTGAACAGCTCCTACTTCTCCCCCGGCGCGGGCGGCGACCTGTGGGCGATGGGCCTGGTGGTGAGCGGTGTGTCCACGACCCTGACCGCCGTCAACTTCATCACCACGATCGTGGCCCTGCGCGCGCCCGGCCTGACGATGTTCCGGATGCCCATGTTCACCTGGAACGTGCTGTTCACGTCGATCCTGATCCTGCCCGCGTTCCCCGTGCTCACCGCCGCGCTGCTGGCGCTGGAGGCGGACCGCAAGTTCGGTGCGCACGTCTTCGACGCGGCGAACGGCGGAGCGCTGCTGTGGCAGCACCTGTTCTGGTTCTTCGGGCACCCCGAGGTCTACATCGTGGCGCTGCCGTTCTTCGGGATCATCTCCGAGATCATCCCGGTGTTCTCCCGCAAGCCGCTGTTCGGCTACGTGCCCATGATCGGGGCGACGACCTCGATCACCATGCTGTCCGCGGTGGTGTGGGCGCACCATATGTTCGCCACCGGAGCGGTGTTGCTGCCCTTCTTCTCCATCATGTCGTTCCTGATCGCGGTGCCCACGGGCATCAAGTTCTTCGCGTGGATCGGGACCATGGTCAACGGTTCGGTCTCGTTCGAGACACCGATGCTGTGGTCGATGGGCTTCCTGGTGTCGTTCCTGCTGGGCGGGCTGAGCGGGGTGCTGATCGCCTCGCCGCCGCTGGACTTCCATCTCACCGACACCTACTTCATCGTGGCGCACCTGCACTACGTGCTGTTCGGCACGGTGGTGTTCGCGATGTTCGCCGGTTTCTACTTCTGGTGGCCGAAGTTCACCGGCAAGATGCTGGACGAACGGCTCGGCAAGATCCACTTCTGGCTGCTCTTCCCGGGGTTCCAGCTGACCTTCCTGGTGCAGCACTGGCTCGGCGAGCAGGGGATGCCCCGCCGGTACGCGGACTACCTCCCGGCGGACGGTTTCACCCTGCTGAACACCCTGTCCTCGGCGGGCGCGTTGCTGCTCGGCGTCTCCACGCTGCCGTTCCTGTACAACGTCTGGCGTACGGCCGTCCGCGGCGAGCGGGTCACCCTGGACGATCCCTGGGGGTGGGGGCGCGGCCTGGAGTGGGCGACGTCGTGCCCGCCCCCGCGGCACAACTTCGTGGCCCTGCCGCGCATCCGCTCGGAGTCACCCGCCTTCGACCTGCACCATCCCGAGATCGACCAGCCGCCCGGAGAGGAGCTGATCCGGTGA
- a CDS encoding DUF6479 family protein, giving the protein MNTAMYQAATGAQVFGYVLILLAGLVCVAGLIWAFRLGIKVRERESAPPRPEEQPRLPASGPVHETREVREPDEVPRAADDSERLTPHQLGNVRSKRADDQRRPRWSPGSSGSFGGGGGGRT; this is encoded by the coding sequence ATGAACACTGCCATGTACCAAGCGGCCACCGGCGCTCAGGTGTTCGGATACGTCCTGATCCTGCTCGCCGGGCTGGTCTGCGTCGCGGGACTGATCTGGGCCTTCCGGCTGGGCATCAAGGTGCGGGAGCGGGAGTCGGCGCCGCCGCGCCCCGAGGAGCAGCCCAGGCTGCCGGCGTCCGGGCCGGTCCACGAGACCCGCGAGGTCCGTGAGCCCGACGAGGTGCCCCGCGCGGCCGACGACAGCGAGCGCCTGACCCCGCACCAGCTCGGCAACGTCCGCAGCAAGCGCGCCGACGACCAGCGCCGTCCCCGCTGGTCGCCCGGTTCCAGCGGGTCCTTCGGCGGCGGAGGCGGCGGCCGTACCTGA
- a CDS encoding isochorismatase family protein, with amino-acid sequence MSLTTLDPRTALVAIDLQSGIVAMPTHPYPGPDVVARTAGLADAFRSHGLPVVLVRVSFAPDWADAVPGRTERGPRGLAFPEGWDVVVGELSGHAGDIRVTKHNWSAFHGTDLDVQLRRRGVTQIVLTGIATSIGVESTARDAYAHGYHVTLATDAMADADAEAHANSVERIFPRLGETGTTAETLELLAKTRA; translated from the coding sequence ATGTCGCTCACCACGCTCGACCCCCGCACCGCCCTCGTCGCGATCGACCTCCAGAGCGGCATCGTCGCCATGCCCACCCACCCGTACCCCGGTCCGGACGTCGTCGCCCGCACGGCCGGCCTGGCCGACGCCTTCCGCTCCCACGGGCTGCCCGTGGTCCTGGTCAGGGTCTCCTTCGCGCCCGACTGGGCGGACGCCGTGCCCGGCCGCACCGAGCGCGGGCCGCGCGGGCTCGCCTTCCCCGAGGGCTGGGACGTCGTCGTCGGCGAACTGTCCGGGCACGCCGGCGACATCCGGGTCACCAAGCACAACTGGAGCGCCTTCCACGGCACCGACCTGGACGTCCAGCTGCGCCGCAGGGGCGTCACGCAGATCGTGCTGACCGGGATCGCCACCAGCATCGGCGTGGAGTCCACCGCCCGCGACGCCTACGCGCACGGCTACCACGTCACGCTCGCCACGGACGCCATGGCCGACGCGGACGCCGAGGCACACGCCAACAGCGTCGAGCGGATCTTCCCGCGGCTCGGCGAGACCGGCACGACCGCCGAGACCCTGGAACTGCTCGCCAAGACCCGCGCCTGA
- a CDS encoding MarR family winged helix-turn-helix transcriptional regulator, producing MADISDSAARAARDLRVVFSRLRRRIREVAQDADLSPSQESALTLVGKHGAATASALAAAEGVRPQSMATTLAALERHGLIRRAPDPDDGRRQLVTLTDGGRARIEGNRQVREEWLARAFEDRYSEEERQTVLAALELMERLSRP from the coding sequence ATGGCCGACATCTCCGACTCCGCCGCCCGCGCCGCACGCGATCTGCGCGTGGTCTTCAGCAGGCTGCGGCGGCGCATCCGCGAGGTGGCGCAGGACGCCGACCTCAGCCCCTCGCAGGAGTCGGCTCTCACCCTGGTCGGCAAGCACGGCGCCGCCACGGCCAGCGCGCTCGCCGCCGCCGAGGGGGTGCGCCCGCAGTCCATGGCGACCACGCTGGCCGCCCTGGAGCGGCACGGGCTGATCCGGCGCGCCCCCGACCCCGACGACGGCCGCCGCCAACTGGTCACGCTGACCGACGGCGGCCGGGCCCGCATCGAGGGCAACCGGCAGGTCCGTGAGGAGTGGCTGGCCCGCGCCTTCGAGGACCGCTACTCCGAGGAGGAGCGGCAGACGGTCCTCGCGGCGCTGGAGCTGATGGAACGGCTGTCGCGGCCGTGA